In one window of Desulfonatronospira thiodismutans ASO3-1 DNA:
- a CDS encoding permease, with protein MTLDTLHTSAMLFLSIVFESAPFILLGALFSSLVLVFIPADFFRRKLPRNPVLSLPPALALSAVFPVCECAIIPVVRGLVRKGMPISAGTVFLVAAPILNPVVLASTFYAFRFNLDVVVLRFVLAAAAALIVGFIVYLALESGGRRPFARDLPMAGETHSRPSFFSPGTWKRVLDHSIDEFFTIGKYFILGAGVASLFQTYMSQQAVMAFTESAFIAPMVMMLLGYVLSLCSTADAFVAASFAGTFTPMSIVAFLVFGPMLDIKNTAMLLGYFPLRFVILFIAAAAATVYTLVVTMQFLL; from the coding sequence ATGACCCTGGACACCCTGCACACCTCGGCCATGCTCTTTTTGAGCATTGTTTTCGAGTCCGCCCCGTTTATTCTCCTGGGAGCGCTCTTTTCCTCTCTGGTACTGGTATTTATCCCCGCGGACTTCTTCAGAAGAAAGCTGCCCCGAAACCCGGTACTTTCCCTGCCTCCGGCCCTGGCCCTGAGCGCGGTTTTTCCGGTGTGCGAGTGCGCCATAATCCCCGTGGTGCGCGGACTGGTGCGCAAGGGCATGCCCATAAGTGCAGGCACAGTGTTCCTCGTGGCCGCCCCCATTTTAAACCCGGTGGTCCTGGCCTCTACATTTTATGCCTTCAGGTTCAACCTGGACGTAGTTGTGCTCAGGTTTGTCCTGGCTGCTGCGGCAGCCCTTATTGTGGGCTTTATTGTCTACCTGGCCTTAGAATCAGGCGGCCGTCGCCCCTTTGCCAGGGATCTCCCCATGGCTGGAGAGACACACTCCAGGCCCTCTTTCTTCAGTCCCGGCACCTGGAAAAGGGTGCTGGATCACAGCATTGACGAATTTTTCACCATCGGCAAATATTTCATCCTGGGGGCCGGGGTGGCCTCGCTTTTTCAAACCTATATGAGCCAGCAGGCGGTCATGGCCTTTACCGAATCCGCTTTTATCGCCCCCATGGTCATGATGCTCCTGGGATACGTGCTCTCGCTTTGCTCCACTGCGGATGCCTTTGTGGCCGCATCCTTCGCCGGCACCTTCACTCCCATGTCCATCGTGGCATTCCTGGTGTTCGGACCCATGCTGGACATTAAAAACACGGCCATGCTCCTGGGATACTTTCCCCTGCGCTTCGTTATTTTATTCATTGCCGCGGCAGCCGCCACTGTTTATACACTGGTTGTAACCATGCAGTTTCTGTTGTAA
- a CDS encoding TIGR03943 family putative permease subunit, with amino-acid sequence MLKTIILFALAILQVKLIYTGDILYYLSPKMLPFFYFSTTVFLLLAAYRAMLILAESSGLETTSQACDCCAHDEDASKFSRTAMYILFCLPLLTGFLVPPKLLDSSLVDKKGIIYREVASTPSDQLPSETRQQYTDQPGEIDHEWWEEYEFETQEQNVQEEEQQALRDELGIWYDEDYYRDLADRLIDGDKIVVSDSGHLDVMLVIAAYQEEFQGREIELTGFVYRDDHMSRDEVALTRTAITCCLADATFYGTLIRGEDLHRLERDQWITVKGEIDLARVQGQNMIMINARQVQEIDPPDSPYVYPYLYQQYNPEAQ; translated from the coding sequence ATGCTCAAGACAATAATCCTTTTCGCCCTGGCCATCCTGCAGGTCAAACTCATATATACCGGGGACATCCTGTACTACCTGTCCCCCAAGATGCTGCCCTTTTTCTACTTCTCCACCACTGTATTTCTGCTGCTGGCGGCTTACAGGGCCATGCTCATCCTGGCGGAATCAAGCGGTCTGGAAACCACCTCCCAGGCCTGCGACTGCTGCGCCCACGACGAGGATGCCTCGAAGTTTTCCAGGACCGCCATGTATATCCTCTTCTGCCTGCCCCTTTTGACCGGCTTTCTGGTCCCGCCCAAGCTTTTGGACAGCTCTCTGGTGGACAAAAAAGGCATAATCTACCGGGAAGTTGCCTCAACCCCTTCTGATCAGCTCCCTTCAGAGACAAGGCAGCAGTACACGGATCAGCCGGGGGAAATTGACCATGAATGGTGGGAAGAATACGAGTTTGAAACTCAAGAGCAAAACGTGCAGGAGGAAGAACAGCAGGCCCTGCGCGACGAACTGGGCATCTGGTACGATGAGGACTACTATAGGGACCTGGCTGACAGGCTCATTGATGGTGATAAAATCGTGGTCAGCGATTCAGGGCACCTGGATGTCATGCTGGTCATCGCCGCTTACCAGGAAGAATTCCAGGGCCGGGAAATAGAACTTACCGGATTTGTCTACCGCGACGATCACATGAGCAGGGACGAAGTCGCCCTGACCAGGACAGCCATTACCTGCTGTCTGGCGGATGCGACATTCTACGGCACCCTGATCCGCGGTGAAGACCTGCACCGCCTGGAACGCGACCAGTGGATAACCGTAAAAGGCGAAATCGACCTGGCCCGGGTCCAGGGACAAAACATGATCATGATCAACGCCAGGCAGGTCCAGGAGATCGACCCGCCGGATTCACCCTACGTCTACCCTTATCTCTATCAACAATACAACCCGGAGGCGCAGTGA
- a CDS encoding nitrilase-related carbon-nitrogen hydrolase, which translates to MEAVAVGVCQTRVMRRVNDILPWLDLIERQQGPCLWVFPELFMGGFDYLQRDRCLEMNLEVRQIMSEFASRTENVLAGSFWEEKDGRIYNAFELFTPDGEKCSPYQKLHLFKPGKENMHFEPGRHAPQCFEWKGIKIGFGICHDLRYPELFLYQHEFEPDLFILTSQWPMARVEHWQALLKARAIENQCYVLGCNGTGASELGDLAGHSCLITSWGKTVFSLSKEVGLKKSGLQAEVILTDRRGFDSRRSDFFLVDFGGIN; encoded by the coding sequence ATGGAGGCAGTAGCTGTCGGAGTTTGCCAGACCCGGGTGATGCGCCGGGTAAATGATATCCTGCCCTGGCTGGACCTGATTGAAAGGCAGCAGGGTCCCTGTCTCTGGGTGTTTCCTGAACTGTTCATGGGCGGATTTGATTATTTGCAAAGGGACCGCTGCCTGGAGATGAATCTGGAGGTCAGGCAGATAATGAGCGAGTTCGCATCCAGAACGGAGAATGTCCTGGCCGGGAGCTTCTGGGAGGAAAAGGATGGAAGGATATACAACGCCTTTGAGCTTTTCACTCCGGACGGGGAAAAGTGTTCGCCATACCAGAAACTGCACCTGTTTAAGCCGGGCAAGGAGAATATGCACTTTGAACCGGGGCGGCATGCACCGCAGTGCTTTGAATGGAAAGGCATAAAAATTGGTTTCGGTATCTGCCATGATCTGCGCTATCCTGAGCTTTTTCTGTACCAGCACGAATTCGAGCCGGATCTTTTTATACTCACGTCTCAGTGGCCCATGGCCAGGGTGGAGCACTGGCAGGCCCTTTTAAAGGCCAGGGCCATCGAGAACCAGTGTTACGTTCTGGGGTGCAACGGTACAGGGGCTTCCGAACTGGGGGACCTGGCCGGACATTCATGCCTGATTACCTCCTGGGGCAAAACCGTATTCAGCCTGAGCAAGGAAGTGGGGCTGAAGAAATCCGGGCTGCAGGCGGAAGTGATCCTCACGGACCGCAGGGGCTTCGACAGCCGCAGGTCTGATTTTTTTCTTGTGGATTTTGGGGGTATAAATTGA
- the thiM gene encoding hydroxyethylthiazole kinase — protein sequence MITSEKVWERLEEIREKRPLVLNLTNIVVTSITANALLALGASPAMTRSEHEVEELTSLGSALVLNMGTPCMNQVQAMRLGASRAVKLGVPVVLDPVGAGASKLRVDAPMEFLKKGWVSILRGNASEIMALGGSGDKPRGVDSLHGSALALEAARELSSRYECVVCVSGEKDLVVSRDKVLTVNNGHPMMTRVTGMGCCSTCLVAAFSAVEKDFLQAAAMGMAVMGLAGERAVQEASGPGSLQTGFLDILYAMDKEMLQGMHIKEEV from the coding sequence ATGATTACATCTGAAAAGGTCTGGGAAAGGCTGGAGGAAATCAGGGAGAAAAGGCCACTGGTGCTCAACCTGACTAATATAGTGGTGACCAGTATTACGGCCAATGCGCTTCTGGCCCTGGGGGCATCCCCGGCCATGACCAGGTCGGAGCACGAAGTGGAGGAGCTGACATCTCTTGGTTCTGCACTGGTTTTAAACATGGGCACGCCATGTATGAACCAGGTCCAGGCCATGCGCCTGGGTGCATCCAGGGCGGTAAAGCTGGGTGTCCCGGTGGTGCTGGATCCTGTGGGGGCCGGGGCCAGCAAGCTGCGTGTGGATGCTCCCATGGAGTTTTTGAAAAAGGGCTGGGTAAGTATTCTGCGGGGCAATGCCTCGGAGATCATGGCCCTGGGGGGCTCCGGGGACAAGCCCAGGGGGGTGGACAGCCTGCATGGATCTGCCCTGGCCCTGGAAGCGGCCAGGGAACTTTCCAGTCGTTATGAATGCGTAGTCTGCGTCAGCGGGGAGAAGGACCTGGTGGTTTCCAGGGATAAGGTCCTGACAGTCAATAACGGCCACCCCATGATGACCAGGGTTACCGGGATGGGATGCTGCAGCACCTGTCTGGTGGCGGCATTTTCTGCCGTGGAAAAGGATTTTTTGCAGGCTGCGGCTATGGGCATGGCGGTCATGGGCCTGGCCGGGGAAAGGGCCGTCCAGGAAGCCAGTGGTCCGGGAAGCCTGCAGACAGGATTTCTGGATATTTTGTATGCAATGGATAAAGAGATGCTGCAAGGCATGCACATCAAGGAAGAGGTATAA
- a CDS encoding sirohydrochlorin chelatase, protein MSAQALIVLAHGSRNFRANQAFLEMVEKAGQESGEKNIFGAFFSLADPGLEDVVQKLCREGIEKIVVFPYFLLDGSHVEKDIPERVRLIGEKFPRVSFEVLSSLEHEPLMKSIVVDRARRLSM, encoded by the coding sequence ATGTCGGCACAGGCGCTTATTGTACTGGCTCACGGCAGCCGCAACTTCAGGGCCAACCAGGCATTTCTGGAGATGGTGGAGAAAGCGGGTCAGGAGAGCGGAGAGAAGAACATTTTCGGTGCCTTTTTTTCCCTGGCGGATCCGGGTCTGGAAGATGTGGTGCAGAAGCTCTGCCGGGAGGGAATTGAAAAGATAGTGGTTTTTCCCTACTTTCTTCTGGACGGCAGCCACGTGGAAAAGGATATCCCGGAACGTGTGCGGTTGATAGGTGAAAAGTTTCCACGGGTCAGTTTTGAAGTATTGAGCTCCCTGGAGCACGAACCCCTTATGAAGAGTATCGTAGTCGATAGGGCGAGGAGGTTGAGTATGTAA
- a CDS encoding (Fe-S)-binding protein gives MADAALKLGAEPKETFLDKVRDLLPEQGHLNLCLTCGACSSGCPATGLEGMDPRKFLRMAALGMDEEVTSTPWVWMCTMCTRCVHACPMQINIPQLVFQARKTWPEEKKPRGIVQSCKAAMIDDATSSMGATSEDFVEAVEETLEQVRSQQRGYKDLQVTFDRKGAKYFLNQNSREPMTEPDEMVPLWKIMHEAGADWTYGRAGWAAENYCMFAANDAEWEKIVRIKAEAVDALGCEYWLNTEUGHELYAVRFGLEKFNIPHKFKIESIIRLYADWVREGRIKLSSDWNKDLKIKFTVQDPCNMVRKTFGDSIADDMRYVLKACVGEENFVDTWPNKSNNFCCGGGGGFLQAGLKSARQSYGKVKHDQIMETGAKYVITPCHNCHSQVHDLSHHFEGGYECVHLWTVMALSMGILGPDERAYLDASLSECGINECSLPPDE, from the coding sequence ATGGCAGATGCAGCTCTAAAATTGGGAGCAGAGCCCAAAGAAACCTTTCTGGACAAGGTTAGAGACCTGTTGCCTGAACAGGGGCACTTAAACCTTTGTCTAACATGTGGAGCCTGCTCTTCCGGCTGCCCGGCCACCGGGCTGGAAGGAATGGATCCCAGGAAGTTCCTGCGCATGGCAGCCCTGGGCATGGATGAAGAAGTAACCTCCACCCCCTGGGTCTGGATGTGCACCATGTGCACCAGGTGTGTTCATGCATGTCCCATGCAGATCAATATCCCCCAGCTTGTTTTCCAGGCCCGCAAAACCTGGCCCGAGGAAAAAAAGCCAAGGGGAATCGTGCAATCCTGTAAAGCGGCCATGATCGACGATGCCACCAGTTCCATGGGAGCAACCTCAGAAGATTTCGTCGAGGCCGTGGAAGAAACCCTGGAGCAGGTCCGCAGTCAGCAGCGCGGATACAAGGACCTGCAGGTCACTTTTGACCGTAAGGGGGCCAAGTATTTTCTCAACCAGAACTCCCGCGAGCCCATGACAGAACCCGACGAAATGGTTCCCTTATGGAAAATCATGCACGAGGCAGGGGCAGACTGGACTTATGGCCGAGCCGGCTGGGCCGCGGAAAACTACTGTATGTTCGCAGCCAACGATGCTGAGTGGGAAAAAATTGTTCGCATAAAGGCCGAGGCCGTAGACGCCCTGGGCTGTGAATACTGGCTCAACACGGAGTGAGGGCATGAACTCTACGCAGTCCGGTTCGGACTGGAAAAGTTCAACATTCCTCACAAATTCAAAATCGAATCCATAATCCGGCTCTATGCCGACTGGGTCAGGGAAGGCAGGATCAAGCTTTCCTCGGACTGGAACAAGGACCTCAAGATCAAGTTCACAGTACAGGACCCCTGCAACATGGTGCGCAAAACCTTCGGCGACTCCATTGCCGATGATATGCGTTACGTGCTCAAGGCCTGCGTGGGCGAAGAAAACTTCGTGGACACCTGGCCCAACAAATCCAACAACTTCTGCTGCGGCGGAGGCGGTGGATTCCTTCAAGCTGGTCTGAAGTCAGCCCGTCAGAGCTACGGCAAGGTCAAACACGACCAGATCATGGAAACCGGGGCTAAATATGTGATTACACCATGTCACAACTGCCACTCCCAGGTACACGACCTCTCCCACCACTTTGAAGGAGGCTACGAATGTGTTCACCTGTGGACAGTCATGGCCCTGTCCATGGGCATCCTCGGTCCTGATGAAAGGGCTTACCTGGATGCCAGCCTGAGCGAATGCGGCATAAACGAATGTTCTCTGCCGCCAGACGAATAA
- the thiL gene encoding thiamine-phosphate kinase has product MLKSEDHFLEIVNSLFPREHPHMVVGRGDDCAVLKCPASLCMSSDLFLEDVHFRTRYFTPEDIGHKALAVNLSDLAAGGARPLGFNLNLIWPVYLDEEFCRSMLSSMAELGAKFKLALTGGDLSFGKSLGLAVCIWGKSPARQMLRGKAEPGDVLFVVGKAGLAACGLSLLEENDPGLDRYPECVAQHLRPRPLVREGQVLAGIEEVKGLMDVSDGLARDLPRFCRRGTGVEICSDFRVHPEVAFFCRDRGLDPLATALKGGEDYALLGACTRKGWDTVKKKILDCRRLGTVTDKPGIFLQDRELGLKGFDHFEK; this is encoded by the coding sequence ATGCTTAAATCCGAAGATCATTTTCTGGAAATAGTCAACAGCCTTTTCCCCAGGGAGCATCCGCACATGGTGGTGGGCAGGGGTGACGACTGTGCAGTTCTCAAGTGTCCTGCAAGCCTGTGCATGAGCAGTGATCTCTTCCTGGAGGACGTACACTTCAGAACCAGGTATTTCACCCCGGAAGACATCGGGCACAAGGCCCTGGCGGTGAACTTAAGCGACCTGGCGGCGGGCGGGGCCAGGCCCCTGGGCTTCAACCTCAATCTCATCTGGCCGGTATACCTGGACGAGGAATTCTGCAGAAGCATGCTGTCTTCAATGGCTGAGCTGGGGGCAAAGTTCAAGCTGGCCCTCACCGGAGGGGACTTGAGCTTCGGCAAATCCCTGGGTCTTGCCGTGTGCATCTGGGGAAAAAGCCCTGCCAGACAGATGCTAAGAGGTAAAGCAGAGCCCGGGGACGTACTTTTTGTCGTGGGCAAGGCAGGCCTGGCGGCATGCGGGCTCAGTCTGCTGGAGGAAAACGATCCCGGACTGGACAGGTATCCGGAATGCGTGGCTCAACACCTGAGACCCAGGCCCCTGGTGCGCGAGGGGCAGGTATTGGCCGGGATAGAGGAGGTCAAGGGTCTTATGGACGTCTCCGACGGCCTGGCCCGGGACCTGCCCAGGTTCTGCAGGCGGGGAACCGGGGTGGAGATTTGTTCGGATTTCAGGGTTCATCCTGAGGTTGCATTTTTCTGCCGGGACAGAGGCCTTGATCCTCTGGCCACGGCGCTCAAGGGAGGGGAGGATTACGCCCTGCTGGGAGCGTGTACACGTAAGGGGTGGGATACGGTCAAAAAAAAGATTCTGGACTGCAGAAGGCTGGGAACAGTTACGGATAAGCCGGGTATATTCCTGCAGGACAGGGAGCTTGGCCTCAAGGGCTTTGATCATTTTGAAAAGTAA
- a CDS encoding ATP-dependent helicase, with product MIDYEKSLNPAQLEAVTTTRGPVLVIAGAGSGKTRTIVYRLAYLVEQGVPPESILLLTFTRKAASQMLRRAGELLNREMGMVSGGTFHGFSYMILKKFAPALGFPQGFSVMDAADAEELFKGVRNELKVGQGDKSFPRNRTILSYLSKARNKEVSLQSIIESEAAHLHDYLEDFKKLEEAYLLEKQKQALLDFDDLLFFLERLLTDNPEVLEYVRSVYGYVMVDEYQDTNLVQARLARLIASDQGNIMVVGDDAQSIYGFRGADVGNILDFPGTFPGARVIKLEQNYRSTQPVLSLTNCILSSMGQKYEKNLFSTRTDGARPELITPSSDMAQAGAVLSRVEELSSRYPLHDIAVLFRAAYHAYPLEVELNKASIGYQKFGGMKFSEAAHIKDVLSLMRMVQDPPEILAWKRGLGLLKGVGPKTAQRLYQAYCTSLTSGDGSELKKFETKNEQFAGLMELLRRQKNLPASPSSFLTEVLDFYRPFLEEKHMEDLPRRLSGLEQLEQITSAYNHLEAFLADMVLENSDPVGMQAREDALVLSTIHSAKGLEWSAVLLIDLVEERFPSRRAMQDPDDMDEEQRLLYVACTRARDYLGLFVPQSIYQRSTGFNQRVWPSPFVREIDTSLYSKVKEQAGIFSGEKKNPQGDGPLPGEVSPRSSRRSQTSAVPAGGYCRHKVFGRGKVVQALPPNKYKVNFPGVGLKTISGDYLNFEE from the coding sequence ATGATAGATTATGAAAAAAGTCTGAACCCGGCGCAGCTGGAGGCGGTGACCACTACCCGGGGTCCGGTGCTGGTTATTGCCGGTGCCGGCAGCGGCAAGACCCGGACCATTGTTTACCGCCTGGCATATCTTGTTGAGCAGGGAGTGCCTCCCGAGAGCATCCTGCTTCTAACCTTCACCCGCAAGGCCGCCTCCCAGATGCTGCGGCGCGCCGGAGAGCTTTTGAACCGGGAGATGGGCATGGTCAGCGGGGGGACTTTTCACGGGTTCAGCTATATGATCCTGAAGAAGTTCGCCCCGGCCCTGGGATTTCCCCAGGGGTTCTCGGTGATGGATGCCGCTGACGCTGAGGAGCTTTTCAAGGGCGTGCGCAATGAGCTGAAAGTAGGACAGGGGGACAAATCCTTTCCCCGCAACCGCACAATCCTTTCTTATCTAAGCAAGGCCCGCAACAAGGAAGTATCCCTGCAAAGCATTATCGAATCCGAGGCAGCCCATCTGCACGACTATCTGGAAGACTTCAAAAAGCTGGAAGAAGCCTATTTACTGGAGAAACAGAAGCAGGCCCTGCTGGATTTTGATGACCTGCTTTTTTTCCTGGAAAGGCTCCTCACGGACAATCCAGAGGTCCTGGAATACGTGCGCAGTGTGTACGGCTACGTCATGGTGGACGAGTACCAGGACACCAACCTGGTCCAGGCCAGGCTGGCCAGGCTCATCGCCTCGGATCAGGGCAATATAATGGTTGTGGGGGACGACGCCCAGTCCATCTACGGCTTCCGCGGGGCGGACGTGGGCAATATCCTGGATTTTCCGGGCACCTTTCCCGGGGCCAGGGTGATCAAGCTGGAGCAGAACTACCGCTCCACCCAGCCGGTGCTCAGTCTCACCAACTGCATTCTGTCCAGCATGGGCCAGAAATACGAAAAAAATCTCTTTTCCACACGTACCGACGGGGCCAGGCCGGAGCTCATCACCCCGTCAAGCGACATGGCCCAGGCCGGGGCTGTTCTTTCCCGGGTGGAGGAGCTCAGCAGCAGATACCCCCTGCACGATATAGCTGTTCTTTTCCGGGCGGCGTACCATGCCTATCCCCTGGAGGTGGAGCTGAACAAGGCTTCCATCGGCTACCAGAAATTCGGGGGCATGAAATTTTCTGAGGCGGCGCACATCAAGGATGTCTTGTCCCTGATGCGCATGGTCCAGGACCCTCCGGAGATTCTGGCCTGGAAGAGGGGGCTGGGGCTTTTGAAGGGGGTGGGTCCCAAGACCGCCCAGCGCCTGTACCAGGCCTACTGCACCTCTTTGACCTCAGGGGATGGTTCGGAGCTGAAAAAGTTCGAGACCAAAAACGAGCAGTTCGCCGGACTCATGGAGCTTCTGCGCAGGCAGAAGAACCTGCCGGCCAGTCCTTCCAGTTTTTTGACGGAGGTGCTGGATTTTTATCGACCCTTCCTGGAGGAAAAGCACATGGAGGACCTGCCCAGGCGGCTAAGCGGTCTGGAGCAGCTGGAGCAGATAACCTCTGCCTACAATCATCTGGAAGCCTTTCTGGCGGACATGGTCCTGGAAAATTCCGACCCGGTGGGGATGCAGGCCAGGGAAGACGCCCTGGTACTGTCCACAATTCATTCGGCCAAAGGGCTGGAATGGTCTGCGGTGCTTTTAATCGACCTGGTGGAGGAGCGCTTCCCCTCCAGGCGGGCCATGCAGGACCCGGATGACATGGACGAGGAGCAAAGGCTTTTATACGTGGCCTGCACCCGGGCCAGGGATTACTTAGGACTTTTTGTGCCTCAGAGCATCTACCAGCGAAGCACCGGCTTCAACCAGCGGGTCTGGCCCAGTCCCTTTGTGCGGGAAATCGATACGTCTTTGTACAGCAAGGTGAAAGAGCAGGCCGGAATTTTCTCCGGGGAAAAAAAGAATCCGCAAGGTGATGGGCCGCTGCCGGGGGAGGTAAGCCCCCGGTCCAGCAGGCGCAGTCAGACGTCAGCTGTGCCGGCCGGGGGGTACTGCCGGCACAAGGTCTTCGGCCGGGGCAAGGTGGTCCAGGCCCTGCCGCCCAACAAGTACAAGGTCAATTTCCCCGGGGTGGGGCTCAAGACCATAAGCGGTGACTACCTGAATTTTGAAGAATAA
- a CDS encoding type II toxin-antitoxin system Phd/YefM family antitoxin, protein MDTINVHEAKTHLSRLIQKVLQGEEVIIAKKGRPLVRMVPFDQSRQKRVPGLSKGSIKMRENFDEPLPDDIIRAFEA, encoded by the coding sequence ATGGATACGATCAATGTACATGAGGCCAAGACACACCTTTCCCGCCTTATTCAGAAAGTTTTGCAGGGTGAAGAAGTGATAATTGCCAAAAAAGGCAGGCCATTGGTGCGAATGGTCCCTTTTGATCAGTCAAGGCAAAAAAGGGTGCCCGGATTATCCAAAGGCAGCATCAAGATGCGGGAAAACTTTGATGAGCCTTTACCTGACGATATTATCAGAGCGTTTGAGGCATGA
- a CDS encoding alkaline phosphatase family protein yields the protein MQSSRYHLLGRGVNAGLERGLDRKTVILGLDGLSLGLAGSLCRKGVWTNMKELLDSGSCMGITSELPEVSPVNWASFFTARGPEEHGVYGFTHIDPQSYQMGLTDFSCVRTDTVWDYLARAGQTCRIINLPCTYPAPELKGMLVSGFVAPSLERAVYPGALYPILSQKGYRLEADTTLGLDRPDRLIEELHLTISSRLMALDLFWPDQAWDLFIIVFTELDRLGHFLFHALEDEKHSLHSDCMGLMKSLDRAAGEVLSRFEDLPGPKRLMCVADHGFAGLITEVDVNALLMAEGFLSLSRPPGDELDPGCMHPESRAFALDPGRIYIHDRGRFARGRVDQVERAEVIRQVRECLQALEYQGRKVMDHVYTADEIYPGGAGMPPDILCVPGAGFDLKAKFDRREVFGHFGRTGTHCRDDVFFYDSHGYSPGRVRDVLRLLLT from the coding sequence ATGCAATCGTCAAGATATCATTTGCTGGGCCGGGGGGTAAATGCCGGGCTGGAAAGGGGGTTGGACCGCAAGACGGTAATACTGGGCCTGGACGGGCTCTCCCTTGGTCTTGCCGGGAGCCTTTGCCGAAAAGGAGTATGGACAAACATGAAAGAGCTGCTGGATTCGGGCAGCTGTATGGGCATCACCTCGGAACTGCCGGAAGTCTCCCCGGTGAACTGGGCCTCTTTTTTTACCGCCAGGGGACCTGAAGAACACGGTGTTTACGGGTTTACCCATATTGATCCCCAGAGCTATCAAATGGGGCTGACCGACTTTAGTTGTGTAAGAACGGATACCGTATGGGATTACCTGGCCAGGGCCGGTCAGACATGCAGGATAATCAACCTGCCCTGTACATACCCGGCTCCGGAGCTAAAGGGCATGCTCGTTTCCGGGTTTGTGGCTCCAAGCCTGGAAAGGGCTGTGTACCCCGGGGCGCTTTATCCAATACTCAGCCAGAAAGGCTACAGGCTGGAGGCTGATACCACCCTTGGCCTGGACAGACCAGACAGGCTCATTGAAGAACTGCACCTGACCATCAGCTCCAGACTCATGGCCCTGGATCTTTTCTGGCCGGATCAGGCCTGGGATCTTTTTATAATCGTCTTTACCGAGCTGGACCGCCTGGGGCATTTTCTATTCCATGCCCTGGAGGATGAAAAGCACAGTCTGCACAGCGACTGTATGGGTCTTATGAAATCCCTGGACCGGGCCGCAGGGGAAGTTTTGTCCAGGTTTGAGGATCTGCCAGGCCCCAAGAGGCTTATGTGTGTGGCTGATCATGGTTTTGCCGGGCTTATCACCGAGGTGGATGTAAATGCCCTGTTAATGGCGGAAGGTTTTTTAAGCCTGTCCCGCCCTCCCGGCGACGAGCTGGACCCCGGGTGTATGCATCCCGAGAGCCGGGCCTTTGCCCTGGATCCGGGAAGGATTTATATCCATGACCGGGGCAGGTTTGCCCGGGGCAGGGTGGATCAGGTGGAGCGGGCAGAGGTGATCAGGCAGGTCAGAGAGTGCCTGCAGGCGCTTGAATACCAGGGCCGAAAGGTCATGGATCATGTGTATACTGCTGACGAGATATACCCCGGCGGTGCGGGCATGCCCCCGGATATCCTGTGCGTGCCCGGGGCCGGTTTTGATTTGAAGGCCAAGTTTGACCGCAGGGAGGTTTTCGGTCATTTTGGCCGGACAGGAACACATTGCAGGGATGATGTATTTTTCTATGACTCCCATGGATATTCTCCGGGCCGGGTGCGTGATGTATTGCGGCTTTTGTTGACTTGA